GCAGGAAGGGCATACCGCACATGTAGATGAAGAAGAAGCACGCGCAGAAACGATGCAAATGCTGAATATATATAAAGAAGTGGTAGAAGAGTTACTGGCAATACCGGTTTACGATGGACAAAAAACACCTTCTGAACGCTTTGCGGGTGCGGTAGATACATATTCAATAGAAGCGATGATGAAGGACGGGAAAGCAGTTCAAGCAGGGACTTCACATTACTTGGGGACTAAATTTGCTGAAGCTTTTGATATTAAATATTTAACGAAAGAGAATAAGCATGAATTCGTTCATACAACTTCTTGGGGAACGTCTACCCGTTTAATCGGTTCGGTCATTATGACGCACGGTGACGAACAAGGTCTTGTATTACCGCCGCGAATTGCACCGACACAAGTGGTTTTGATACCAGTTGGACCGTGGAAGAAAAGTCCCGAAATCATGGAAAAATTAGATGAAGTTTTTGTAGAATTAAAAGGACGAGGAATTCGCGTACGTCTAGATGATTCCGATCAATCACCGGGCTACAAATTCAATGAGTGGGAGTTAAAAGGTGTTCCAGTTCGAGTCGAATTGGGGCCACGTGATTTAGCGAAAAATGAAGCGCTCATTAAAGCGCGTGATGAAGAAGAGAAAGTTGCAGTTGCACTACCAACCATCACGGATTGCGTTGAAGGTGCATTAAATACGATGCAAACACGTTTACTTGAAAAAGCACGCGCATTCCGTGAAAATCATTCCCATACGCATGTCGATTCACTCGAACAATTGGCGAAACATATTGCGAAGTCTGCGGAAAAAGGAGAAATCCCTGGTTGGGTGCTTGCTGGTTGGTGCGGGGAAGATGCTTGCGAAGAACAAGTGAAAGATGAAACGAAATTTACAACACGTAATATTCCGTTCAATCCACCAACAAAGAAATCAGCTTGCATTAATTGTGGTAAAGAGTCGAAACATACTGTATGGTTCGCAAGAGCTTATTAACTAAATGAAATGGAAACGCTCCTCTTCAGAATGCTGGAAGGAGCGTTTTTTTATTCGAGTGAAACATTCCTATGCACCTATCCGTGTAAGCGGTAGAAATGTATTTGGGGGAGAGATTTCTATGCCGACGATAAAAATAGAAGGGTTAAATAAATCCTATCGCAAAGCTCAAGTATTAAAAGATGTTCACCTTGAAATTGATACGGGATTATTTGGTTTATTGGGACCGAATGGGGCGGGAAAAACCACTTTAATGAAAGTGCTGAGTACGATTCTTCCTTGGGAGGATGGAGACGTAACGATTTATGATAAAAACCTCTTAAAAGAAGGAGATAAAGTTCGGGGATTGCTTGGTTATTTACCGCAACATTTTCATGCACCAGGTCAATTCACAGGTAGAGAATTTTTACATTATGTTGGATCGATGAAAGGTGTTATTGATAAAAAGGAACGAACCGAACAAGTCGAAAGGCTTTTAGATGAGGTCAATCTTCAACCACAAGCCAATAAAAAAATTAAAAGCTATTCAGGTGGCATGAAAAGGCGTCTCGGTATTGCACAAGCACTTCTAGGCAATCCCAAATTAATCATTCTCGATGAACCAACAGCGGGTCTTGATCCATCTGAGCGAATTCGATTTCGCAATGTCATTGAAAAATTGAGTAAACATCATACCATTATTTTATCCACTCATATTATTAGCGATATTGAATCGAGCTGTGAAAAAGTCGCGGTGTTAAATCAAGGGGAAGTACTTTTTCAAGGTACAACCGAATCACTAGCTACCCAAGCTGTAAACTATGTTTGGGAGTTATCTGTTCCTTATTCCGAATACGATCTTGTAGAAAAAGAATACGCCATTATTTCAAGTCGAAGGGAAAATAATAATGTCGTTTTTAGAATAATTGCAGAAACCTCGCCAAATGAGCATGCCATAGCCGTGCAACCTACGATTGAAGATGGATATATGGCGGTTATTAACGGGGTGAGTAAATGAGTGTGTTAAAGATGATTTTTCGCACTGAATTATTGCTATTGCTTCGTAATAAATTTATCGTGC
This genomic window from Sporosarcina sp. Marseille-Q4063 contains:
- a CDS encoding ABC transporter ATP-binding protein yields the protein MPTIKIEGLNKSYRKAQVLKDVHLEIDTGLFGLLGPNGAGKTTLMKVLSTILPWEDGDVTIYDKNLLKEGDKVRGLLGYLPQHFHAPGQFTGREFLHYVGSMKGVIDKKERTEQVERLLDEVNLQPQANKKIKSYSGGMKRRLGIAQALLGNPKLIILDEPTAGLDPSERIRFRNVIEKLSKHHTIILSTHIISDIESSCEKVAVLNQGEVLFQGTTESLATQAVNYVWELSVPYSEYDLVEKEYAIISSRRENNNVVFRIIAETSPNEHAIAVQPTIEDGYMAVINGVSK
- the proS gene encoding proline--tRNA ligase, which codes for MTNLQKNDFSKWYIDTIQKADLMDYTPVRGCIAFKPDGYEIWEHIQAEMDRRFKETGHRNAYFPMLIPESFFEKEKDHIEGFSPELPWVTEAAGEKLEERLALRPTSETMIGHLYSDWIKSYRDLPVLINQWANVFRWEKKTLPFIRTSEFLWQEGHTAHVDEEEARAETMQMLNIYKEVVEELLAIPVYDGQKTPSERFAGAVDTYSIEAMMKDGKAVQAGTSHYLGTKFAEAFDIKYLTKENKHEFVHTTSWGTSTRLIGSVIMTHGDEQGLVLPPRIAPTQVVLIPVGPWKKSPEIMEKLDEVFVELKGRGIRVRLDDSDQSPGYKFNEWELKGVPVRVELGPRDLAKNEALIKARDEEEKVAVALPTITDCVEGALNTMQTRLLEKARAFRENHSHTHVDSLEQLAKHIAKSAEKGEIPGWVLAGWCGEDACEEQVKDETKFTTRNIPFNPPTKKSACINCGKESKHTVWFARAY